A part of Gambusia affinis linkage group LG19, SWU_Gaff_1.0, whole genome shotgun sequence genomic DNA contains:
- the fahd1 gene encoding acylpyruvase FAHD1, mitochondrial, which yields MMASRNISRFWEWGRKIICVGRNYAEHAKELKNAIPTEPVLFLKPPSAYVREGSPILVPLYSSNLHHEVELGVVIGKGGTAIPQSAAMEHVAGYALCLDMTARDIQDKCKSKGLPWTLAKAFNTSCPVSDFIPKDRIPDPGNVKLWLKVNDQLRQSGCTSQMIFSVPYLISYISEFISLEEGDLILTGTPKGVSAVQEHDELQAGIEDVVTINFKVERPDH from the coding sequence ATGATGGCATCACGGAATATTTCTCGGTTCTGGGAATGGGGACGGAAGATAATTTGCGTGGGGAGAAACTACGCAGAACACGCAAAAGAGCTTAAAAACGCCATTCCTACAGAGCCTGTCCTGTTCCTGAAACCGCCATCTGCATATGTGAGAGAGGGCTCCCCCATCCTGGTGCCTCTCTACAGCAGCAACCTGCACCACGAGGTGGAGTTAGGGGTGGTCATCGGCAAAGGGGGTACAGCCATTCCCCAGTCCGCCGCCATGGAGCACGTAGCGGGGTACGCGCTGTGCTTGGACATGACAGCCCGGGACATCCAGGACAAGTGTAAGTCCAAGGGTCTGCCCTGGACCCTGGCCAAGGCCTTCAACACCTCCTGCCCTGTCAGCGACTTCATCCCTAAAGATCGCATCCCTGACCCGGGGAACGTCAAGCTCTGGCTGAAAGTGAACGACCAGCTTCGGCAGAGCGGCTGCACCTCGCAGATGATCTTCTCGGTACCCTATCTGATCAGCTACATTAGCGAATTCATCAGCCTGGAAGAGGGGGATCTCATCCTGACCGGGACCCCTAAAGGGGTCTCCGCCGTGCAGGAGCACGATGAGCTGCAGGCTGGCATCGAGGACGTAGTTACTATAAATTTCAAAGTGGAGAGACCAGACCACTAG
- the LOC122822495 gene encoding heparan sulfate glucosamine 3-O-sulfotransferase 6-like, producing the protein MGCGGCRVRLNFGKVLSKVSVFLTMVLIFTYFFYCLTGLCDSAPRTLYSQQGANGGYDNVDDRSQVLVDFRPPPPHHPGAQRQLHKRTASADALQVDAEQQLQQQYEQGSEKETNSIPVSNTYGTKKLPNAVIIGVKKGGTRALLEFLRIHPDVRAFGAEPHFFDRFYDRGLEWYRNLMPRTLDGQITMEKTPSYFVTKEAPSRLCTMNCRTKLIVVVRDPVTRAVSDYTQTLTKNPGLPSFQSLALKNSSTGPVDSTWSAVRIGLYAKHLENWLQYFPLSHFLFVSGERLVSDPAGEMGRVQDFLGLKRVISDKHFYFNQTKGFPCLKKPEGSSRPRCLGKSKGRPHPQIPSEVLQRLRDFYRPFNQRFYQMSGQDFGWD; encoded by the exons ATGGGATGTGGCGGCTGCAGAGTCAGGCTTAACTTTGGAAAGGTGCTCTCCAAGGTCTCCGTGTTCCTCACCATGGTCCTAATATTCACTTATTTCTTCTACTGTCTCACTGGACTTTGCGATTCGGCTCCGAGGACTTTATACAGCCAACAAGGTGCAAACGGGGGCTATGACAACGTGGACGACCGCAGCCAGGTACTGGTGGACTTCCGGCCGCCTCCGCCTCACCACCCCGGCGCACAGCGGCAGCTCCACAAGCGGACAGCCTCTGCGGACGCGTTGCAGGTGGACgcggagcagcagctgcagcagcagtacGAGCAGGGCAGCGAGAAGGAGACAAACAGCATCCCCGTTTCCAACACATACGGGACTAAAAAGCTTCCAAATGCCGTTATCATCGGGGTGAAGAAAGGAGGAACCCGCGCCCTGCTGGAGTTTTTGCGCATCCATCCGGACGTGAGGGCGTTTGGCGCAGAGCCACATTTCTTCGACAGGTTCTATGACAGAGGGCTGGAGTGGTACAG AAACCTGATGCCCCGGACTCTGGACGGCCAGATCACCATGGAGAAGACACCGAGTTACTTTGTAACCAAGGAGGCTCCCAGTCGTCTTTGCACAATGAACTGCCGCACCAAGCTCATTGTTGTAGTGAGGGACCCGGTAACGCGTGCTGTGTCCGACTACACCCAGACACTCACCAAGAACCCGGGACTACCGTCCTTCCAGAGCCTTGCCTTGAAGAACTCCTCCACAGGACCGGTAGACTCCACTTGGAGCGCCGTGCGCATTGGCCTCTACGCCAAACATCTAGAGAACTGGCTCCAGTATTTCCCCCTGTCTCACTTTCTGTTTGTCAGCGGTGAGCGACTCGTGTCCGACCCCGCCGGGGAAATGGGACGGGTTCAGGACTTTCTGGGCCTGAAAAGAGTCATTTCAGACAAACATTTCTACTTCAACCAGACTAAAGGTTTTCCCTGCTTAAAGAAGCCAGAGGGGAGCAGCAGGCCTCGCTGCCTCGGGAAGTCAAAGGGCCGACCCCACCCCCAGATTCCATCCGAGGTTCTGCAAAGACTCAGGGACTTCTACAGACCGTTCAACCAGCGTTTCTATCAGATGAGTGGACAAGACTTTGGCTGGGACTGA